One genomic segment of Aquamicrobium lusatiense includes these proteins:
- a CDS encoding amino acid ABC transporter ATP-binding protein: MSGSAVNPIRARGIRKSFGALEVLKGVDLDLAKGEVLCILGPSGSGKSTLLRCINHLERPDGGMIEFNGVPVGYRRSGDAFHELPEREIQKQRAAMGMVFQRFNLFPHLTARQNIMEAPRRVLRLSAAEASQRAERLMKQVGLAEKIDTYPGALSGGQQQRVAIARALAMEPSVMLFDEPTSALDPELVGEVLDVMRSLADSHAMSMIVVTHEIGFARSVADRVMFMDGGVVVEQGKPQDVLVNPEHERTRTFLRRILE, from the coding sequence ATGAGCGGCTCCGCAGTGAACCCGATCCGCGCACGCGGTATCCGGAAATCGTTCGGCGCACTGGAGGTGCTGAAAGGTGTCGACCTAGATCTGGCCAAGGGTGAAGTGCTGTGCATCCTTGGACCATCCGGGTCGGGCAAAAGCACCCTGCTTCGCTGCATCAACCATCTGGAACGGCCCGACGGCGGCATGATTGAGTTCAACGGCGTGCCCGTGGGCTATCGTCGCTCTGGTGATGCCTTTCATGAACTGCCCGAGCGCGAGATACAGAAGCAACGCGCAGCCATGGGCATGGTGTTCCAGCGCTTCAACCTGTTTCCGCACCTGACGGCACGCCAGAACATCATGGAAGCGCCTAGGCGGGTTCTTCGCCTCTCAGCGGCTGAAGCCTCGCAGCGCGCCGAGCGGCTCATGAAGCAGGTCGGTCTTGCAGAAAAGATCGACACCTATCCCGGCGCCCTTTCCGGCGGCCAGCAGCAGCGGGTTGCCATTGCGCGGGCGCTGGCGATGGAACCTTCCGTCATGCTGTTCGACGAGCCGACATCCGCACTCGACCCCGAACTGGTGGGCGAGGTTCTCGACGTCATGCGCTCGCTTGCCGATTCACATGCGATGTCGATGATCGTTGTGACCCACGAGATCGGCTTTGCCCGCAGCGTTGCGGACCGCGTCATGTTCATGGACGGCGGCGTCGTGGTGGAACAAGGCAAGCCACAGGATGTGCTGGTCAATCCCGAGCACGAGCGAACCCGCACCTTCCTGCGCAGAATTCTAGAGTAA
- a CDS encoding amino acid ABC transporter permease gives MTNKQAGVPSVLTDEQLASARLLPRRQSWTWVAAVAVILVLANALYSILTNPGFGWPVVAEYFFSPQVMAGLVTTLMLTAISMTLSLVLGIIVAVSAASSNPVLSSVAKGYIWIFRAIPLLVQIIFWYNLAALYPRLGLGLPFMPSFVEVDTNSVITAISAAIIAMSLNEGAYMAEIVRSGLNSVDSGQREASRALGMSSWDSFRRIVMPQAMRVIIPPTGNETLSMLKYTSLVSVIALPDLLYSTQLISSRNFEVIPMLLVASLWYLIVSTILMIIQSGIERHFARSVVRP, from the coding sequence ATGACCAACAAACAGGCTGGAGTGCCATCCGTGCTTACGGACGAGCAACTCGCATCGGCGCGGCTTTTGCCGCGCCGACAGTCATGGACCTGGGTGGCGGCGGTGGCCGTCATCCTCGTGCTTGCAAATGCGCTCTATTCGATCCTCACCAATCCGGGTTTCGGATGGCCCGTCGTCGCCGAATATTTCTTCTCGCCACAGGTTATGGCAGGCCTCGTCACCACACTGATGCTCACGGCGATTTCCATGACGCTGTCGCTCGTGCTCGGGATCATCGTTGCGGTTTCCGCAGCCAGCAGCAATCCGGTCCTGTCATCGGTCGCGAAAGGCTACATCTGGATATTCCGCGCCATTCCGCTGCTGGTCCAGATCATCTTCTGGTACAATCTGGCGGCCCTCTATCCCAGGCTGGGCCTTGGCCTTCCCTTCATGCCATCGTTCGTTGAGGTCGACACCAACAGCGTGATAACCGCCATCAGCGCGGCCATCATCGCCATGTCCCTTAACGAAGGCGCCTACATGGCCGAAATCGTGCGCTCGGGTCTCAACTCGGTGGATTCAGGTCAGCGTGAGGCGTCCCGTGCGCTTGGCATGTCGTCATGGGACTCCTTCCGGCGCATCGTGATGCCGCAAGCCATGCGCGTCATCATTCCACCCACCGGAAACGAGACGCTGTCCATGCTGAAATATACCTCGCTGGTGAGCGTCATTGCCCTGCCTGACCTGCTCTATTCGACACAGCTCATCTCCTCCCGCAACTTCGAAGTCATCCCGATGCTTCTCGTCGCCAGCCTGTGGTATCTGATCGTCAGCACGATCCTGATGATCATACAGTCCGGTATTGAGCGGCATTTCGCGAGATCGGTGGTGCGTCCATGA
- a CDS encoding ABC transporter substrate-binding protein — MRKLASLLPVMALMSCVAFASPSLAAPDERLPDAIKTSGVLVLGTTSSIGLPWTGIKEGTSDVYVGVEPDLAAEIAKRLGLKLEVNNLGFDSLIPSLEANRINIIMSDMLDTPVRQKKVDFVDHIMGGSAMLQKANSEQKIASLDDVCGLKASALRGSMESLSISAQSEKCVADGKPAIDVQLFPDTNAQITALTSSRTDVAMSDLIYVGMLANKQPEQFRMVGEPFNFGPCGIAVPKGSPLGPLIAETLDTMIADGTYAEIMERNGFIQQSHVTKAVINGGASQ; from the coding sequence ATGCGGAAACTAGCATCTCTGCTTCCCGTCATGGCGCTGATGTCATGCGTGGCATTTGCATCGCCCAGCCTTGCCGCCCCTGACGAAAGGCTTCCTGACGCCATAAAGACATCGGGTGTTCTGGTGCTGGGAACGACATCCAGCATTGGCCTGCCATGGACCGGGATCAAGGAAGGCACCAGCGACGTTTATGTCGGTGTCGAACCGGACCTCGCCGCCGAGATCGCCAAGCGTCTGGGTTTGAAGCTTGAAGTCAACAATCTCGGCTTCGATTCCCTCATCCCCAGCCTTGAAGCCAACCGCATCAACATCATCATGTCCGACATGCTGGACACGCCGGTCCGCCAGAAGAAGGTCGACTTCGTCGACCACATCATGGGTGGCTCCGCAATGTTGCAGAAGGCCAACTCTGAACAGAAAATCGCTTCTCTCGATGACGTATGCGGCCTGAAGGCTTCGGCGCTGCGCGGCTCCATGGAATCGCTTTCGATTTCCGCACAGTCGGAAAAATGCGTCGCAGATGGCAAGCCAGCCATCGACGTCCAGCTCTTCCCCGACACCAATGCGCAGATTACGGCACTGACCAGCAGTCGCACCGACGTGGCGATGAGCGACCTCATCTATGTTGGCATGCTGGCCAACAAGCAGCCCGAACAGTTCAGGATGGTTGGCGAGCCGTTCAACTTCGGCCCGTGCGGCATTGCCGTGCCGAAAGGCTCGCCGCTCGGTCCGTTGATCGCCGAGACGCTTGATACAATGATCGCCGACGGCACCTATGCGGAGATCATGGAACGCAACGGCTTTATCCAGCAGTCTCATGTCACCAAGGCCGTCATCAACGGCGGCGCCAGCCAGTAA
- a CDS encoding dimethylarginine dimethylaminohydrolase family protein, protein MVASASATVDSPQDQIYVESEWAALRECVYGSPETWVLPVFLSDVKLRAQGEFGEFWANNQGRDVKDAWPELFAEFSSQIKGAISLLESHGVKVHVAGEISAENRKYPRGQDHGVSTPWMRDPFVTIGNNVIELAPRSFFHRRQRFAIREILAATMDRGARYFSQPDGGADDYNEGPGWGYLEGGDVFVLGKDVLVGNSGGCSNPEGARWLQHMLGPEYRVQTVKIDPMFPHLDCVLMTPREGVAVACMEALPEGLPAFMKDWDVFSVPKSLAKGHMGCNNLVLDDRTVVVPSEEALNPVAEALSARQFEVIRIPYRVPCMAGGSFRCAHQPLIRI, encoded by the coding sequence ATGGTTGCTTCGGCGTCGGCGACGGTGGATTCACCGCAGGACCAGATTTATGTGGAGTCCGAATGGGCAGCACTCCGGGAGTGCGTCTATGGATCACCCGAAACCTGGGTTCTTCCCGTTTTCCTCAGCGATGTGAAGCTCCGTGCGCAGGGCGAATTCGGCGAGTTCTGGGCGAACAACCAGGGCCGTGACGTCAAAGATGCTTGGCCGGAGCTGTTTGCCGAATTCAGCAGCCAGATCAAAGGCGCGATCAGCCTGCTGGAAAGTCATGGCGTCAAGGTTCATGTCGCTGGCGAGATAAGCGCCGAAAACCGCAAATATCCACGCGGACAGGACCATGGCGTTTCCACACCATGGATGCGCGATCCGTTCGTAACCATTGGCAACAACGTTATTGAACTGGCGCCGCGCAGTTTCTTCCACCGCCGCCAGCGCTTTGCCATCCGCGAAATTCTCGCCGCAACCATGGACCGCGGCGCGCGCTATTTCTCCCAGCCTGACGGCGGAGCAGACGATTACAATGAAGGCCCCGGCTGGGGATATCTGGAAGGCGGCGACGTCTTCGTGCTGGGCAAGGATGTCCTGGTCGGCAATTCGGGCGGCTGCAGCAATCCGGAAGGCGCGCGCTGGCTGCAACATATGCTCGGTCCCGAATACCGGGTCCAGACGGTGAAGATCGATCCGATGTTCCCGCATCTCGACTGCGTGCTGATGACGCCGCGCGAAGGCGTTGCAGTCGCGTGCATGGAGGCGCTGCCTGAAGGTCTGCCGGCTTTCATGAAGGACTGGGATGTCTTTTCCGTTCCGAAGAGCCTCGCCAAGGGACACATGGGCTGCAACAATCTCGTGCTTGACGACCGTACCGTCGTGGTTCCCTCGGAAGAGGCTCTCAACCCGGTGGCGGAAGCGCTTTCTGCCCGTCAATTTGAGGTCATTCGCATTCCCTATCGCGTGCCCTGCATGGCCGGCGGCTCTTTCCGCTGCGCCCATCAGCCGCTTATCCGCATCTAA
- a CDS encoding LysR family transcriptional regulator — MARFLTSSYDVRHLRTFLAVVEHGGLSSAAYRLGVSLSSVSRDLSAFETRLGLELCRRGRSGFSLTPQGEDVYQAAVGLRSSLQSFEETVENTRQSLGGTLMLGTIDSVITNPNAGIVAALARMHRMFPDMQVSVSMHTVSIIDMYVRDSKLDVGITGQPEDLEQLVYEPAFIESHQLYIARHSPYFDLAFHMDERPQSQMQQRIPYIAREYRTDIFKAFEREYPFQVVARGSTLEAILASVLAGVGCALLPSHLVQSTGDIQLVEIKTRHTPIDVQFHFAYRRDAAKRRAIRAMLDCFRKR; from the coding sequence ATGGCCCGCTTCCTGACTTCCAGCTACGATGTACGCCACCTGCGTACCTTTCTCGCCGTCGTCGAGCATGGCGGCCTGTCTTCGGCAGCGTATCGTCTTGGTGTGAGCCTCTCCAGCGTGAGCCGCGACCTCAGCGCGTTTGAAACGCGTCTTGGCCTTGAATTGTGCAGGCGCGGCCGATCCGGTTTTTCGCTCACGCCGCAGGGCGAGGACGTTTATCAGGCCGCAGTCGGCCTGCGGTCGTCACTACAATCTTTCGAGGAGACAGTGGAAAATACCCGCCAGTCTCTGGGCGGCACGTTGATGCTTGGCACGATCGACAGCGTGATCACCAATCCGAACGCCGGCATAGTGGCGGCGCTCGCCCGAATGCACCGCATGTTCCCGGACATGCAGGTCAGCGTCAGCATGCATACGGTTTCCATCATCGACATGTATGTGAGGGACAGCAAGCTCGATGTCGGCATTACCGGCCAGCCCGAGGATCTGGAGCAACTGGTTTACGAGCCTGCATTCATTGAGAGTCATCAGCTCTATATCGCGCGCCATTCCCCCTATTTTGATCTGGCCTTCCATATGGATGAGCGGCCGCAGAGCCAGATGCAGCAGCGCATCCCCTACATTGCGCGGGAATATCGCACCGATATCTTCAAGGCTTTCGAGCGTGAATATCCTTTTCAGGTGGTCGCTCGCGGCAGCACTCTGGAAGCCATTCTGGCCTCCGTTCTGGCCGGTGTGGGATGCGCACTGCTTCCTTCTCACCTTGTACAGAGCACGGGTGATATCCAGTTAGTCGAAATAAAGACACGTCACACGCCTATCGATGTGCAGTTCCATTTCGCCTACCGTCGCGATGCAGCCAAACGCCGGGCGATCCGGGCCATGCTCGACTGCTTCCGCAAACGATAG